From Micromonospora sp. NBC_01699, a single genomic window includes:
- a CDS encoding C40 family peptidase — protein MLALAPAPRPAGAEPPGKTTEQQLAAAAEQLEIVIEQYNDLHEELRGTRVRAAELDRDLAALAETMTVHREEAARLAAQVYRGHGAQPLAAVSALLTATTGDLLGSLLMLNRLSRDQRRVISQLAVTHDQLSVARAAARALDEQQRAQERQLATRKQHIEGEISRLSRLRDAAGEREPAPPRTAPRPPDLGSGAAAAAVRFAYAQLGKRYQWGGEGPDGYDCSGLTAAAWRAGGVQLPHNAARQWRVVKRISRAERQPGDLIFYYADIHHVAIYVGNGNIIHAPRSGKPVQLEDVNYQPIHSYGRPT, from the coding sequence ATGTTGGCGCTCGCCCCCGCGCCCCGGCCGGCCGGTGCAGAACCGCCCGGCAAGACCACCGAACAGCAGCTCGCCGCCGCAGCGGAACAGCTCGAAATCGTGATCGAGCAGTACAACGACCTGCACGAGGAGCTGCGCGGGACCCGGGTCCGGGCGGCCGAGCTGGACCGCGACCTGGCCGCGCTGGCGGAGACCATGACCGTCCACCGGGAGGAGGCGGCCCGGCTCGCGGCCCAGGTCTACCGGGGGCACGGGGCACAGCCGCTCGCGGCCGTCTCGGCGCTGCTCACCGCGACCACCGGCGACCTGCTCGGCTCACTGTTGATGTTGAACCGGCTGAGCCGGGACCAGCGTCGGGTGATCTCGCAGCTCGCGGTCACCCATGATCAGCTCTCCGTGGCGAGGGCCGCGGCGCGGGCGCTGGACGAACAGCAGCGCGCCCAGGAACGCCAGTTGGCGACGCGGAAGCAGCATATCGAGGGCGAAATCAGCCGGTTGAGCCGGCTACGCGACGCCGCCGGTGAACGTGAACCCGCCCCACCCCGGACCGCTCCCCGCCCGCCCGACCTCGGCAGCGGCGCCGCCGCGGCGGCGGTCCGGTTCGCGTACGCCCAGCTTGGCAAGCGGTACCAGTGGGGTGGCGAGGGCCCGGACGGGTACGACTGCTCCGGGCTGACCGCTGCCGCTTGGCGCGCGGGCGGCGTGCAGTTGCCGCACAACGCGGCCCGGCAGTGGCGCGTGGTGAAGCGGATCAGCCGTGCCGAGCGGCAGCCAGGCGACCTCATCTTCTACTACGCCGACATCCACCACGTCGCCATCTACGTCGGCAACGGCAACATCATCCACGCCCCCAGATCCGGCAAACCCGTCCAACTAGAAGACGTCAACTACCAACCCATCCACAGCTACGGCCGCCCCACCTAG